In the genome of Bryobacteraceae bacterium, one region contains:
- a CDS encoding class IV adenylate cyclase, which yields MTTSNRETEIKLAVPDAASAAALLQRAGFHESAPRAFESNELWDFADSRLRSSRQILRIRECRGQTVLTYKGPPEAGPHKVREELEVGVDSAAPLRLIAGRLGLTAGYRYEKYRTEFSLPSGAGVATLDETPIGTFLELEGEASWIDAMAASLGFAPGDYILASYATLWNEYARRNGLDPAAGMVFPRAFGDEAP from the coding sequence TTGACAACTTCCAACCGCGAAACCGAGATCAAGCTCGCCGTGCCGGATGCCGCCTCGGCCGCCGCGCTTCTTCAGCGCGCCGGTTTCCACGAATCGGCCCCGCGCGCCTTTGAGTCGAATGAGCTCTGGGATTTCGCGGACTCACGGCTCCGCTCGAGCCGCCAGATACTCCGCATTCGCGAGTGCCGCGGCCAAACTGTGTTGACCTACAAAGGCCCGCCCGAGGCCGGTCCGCACAAGGTCCGGGAGGAACTCGAGGTCGGCGTGGATTCCGCCGCACCGCTGCGACTGATCGCAGGCCGGCTTGGACTGACGGCGGGATACCGGTACGAAAAGTACCGCACCGAGTTCTCTCTGCCTTCGGGGGCGGGCGTGGCGACGCTGGACGAAACGCCGATCGGGACCTTCCTGGAACTGGAGGGCGAGGCGTCGTGGATCGACGCAATGGCGGCGTCGCTGGGCTTCGCGCCGGGTGACTACATCCTCGCCTCCTACGCCACACTATGGAACGAGTATGCGAGGCGGAATGGGCTGGATCCGGCCGCGGGTATGGTGTTTCCCCGGGCCTTCGGCGACGAAGCCCCTTAG
- the dnaB gene encoding replicative DNA helicase, whose protein sequence is MASRDITFERGLPANVDAEQLVLGAILLDDNNFVVVGATLKPEDFSLEKHRRIFGAMSGLSEGGEKIDRITVANELMRRGQLESVDGLSYLVSLDDNLPQIYNLESYVRIVREKALLRRIILSSQKLIERAMLDQEPPDLLLAEAEESFLRLGDAGHSSLKTPGQIIEEFEGGISAFLDPSRRVSGLASGFYKLDEMTSGFHPGELIIIAARPAMGKTALALNIAQRIATREIDPRPVAVFSLEMSSEQLLTRLVCAEAHVDQQKFRLGYLNQDERRMLQMGALKLAEAPLFIDDTAAANLMDIHAKLRRIQAEHGLSLVVIDYLQLMSGRGRTENRTQEVSAISRGLKLLAKELKVPFLVLSQLNRGPETRTVGDNLPQLSDLRESGSIEQDADMVWFIYRPEYYKPDREDLKGLAEIIIAKQRNGPTGKAKLAFLRQFTKFENLAEDVE, encoded by the coding sequence ATGGCTTCCCGCGACATCACGTTCGAGAGAGGGCTGCCGGCCAACGTGGATGCCGAACAGCTCGTCCTCGGCGCCATTCTCCTCGACGACAACAACTTTGTGGTAGTCGGTGCGACGCTGAAGCCGGAAGACTTCAGTCTCGAGAAGCACCGACGCATTTTCGGGGCTATGAGCGGGCTCTCCGAAGGGGGCGAAAAGATCGACCGGATCACGGTGGCCAACGAACTCATGCGCCGCGGCCAGCTCGAATCGGTGGACGGGCTGAGCTACCTGGTTTCTCTCGACGACAACCTCCCGCAGATCTACAATCTCGAAAGCTACGTCCGGATCGTCCGTGAGAAGGCTCTGCTCCGCCGGATCATTCTCAGTTCGCAGAAGCTGATCGAGCGCGCGATGCTGGACCAGGAGCCGCCGGACCTGCTGCTGGCCGAGGCTGAAGAGTCGTTCCTGCGCCTGGGCGACGCCGGGCACAGTTCGCTCAAGACTCCCGGCCAGATTATCGAGGAGTTCGAGGGGGGCATCAGCGCGTTCCTCGACCCGTCGCGCCGCGTGAGCGGTCTCGCCAGCGGCTTCTACAAGCTCGATGAGATGACCTCCGGTTTCCACCCCGGCGAACTCATCATCATCGCCGCCCGCCCGGCGATGGGGAAGACCGCGCTCGCGCTCAACATCGCCCAGCGGATCGCCACACGCGAGATCGACCCGCGGCCGGTGGCCGTGTTTTCGCTCGAAATGTCCTCCGAGCAGTTGCTCACCCGATTGGTCTGCGCCGAAGCGCACGTGGATCAGCAGAAGTTCCGCCTCGGGTACCTGAATCAAGACGAACGGCGGATGCTGCAGATGGGCGCGCTGAAGCTGGCCGAAGCGCCTCTGTTCATCGATGACACCGCGGCTGCGAACCTGATGGATATCCACGCGAAGTTGCGCCGCATCCAGGCCGAGCATGGATTGAGCCTTGTCGTCATCGACTATCTGCAACTGATGAGCGGACGCGGCCGGACGGAGAACCGGACCCAGGAAGTAAGCGCCATCTCCCGTGGTTTGAAGCTTTTGGCGAAGGAATTGAAAGTGCCGTTCCTGGTGCTCTCGCAGTTGAATCGCGGTCCGGAGACGCGCACCGTCGGCGACAACCTGCCGCAGTTGAGCGACCTCCGCGAGTCCGGGTCGATCGAGCAGGACGCCGACATGGTCTGGTTCATCTACCGGCCTGAGTACTACAAGCCGGACCGCGAGGATCTGAAGGGCCTCGCCGAGATCATCATCGCCAAGCAGCGCAACGGCCCCACGGGCAAGGCGAAGCTCGCGTTCCTCCGCCAGTTCACGAAGTTTGAGAATCTGGCCGAAGACGTCGAATAA
- a CDS encoding aldo/keto reductase produces the protein MENNSSRRNFVHQAAGALSATALAEAVIAQTTSASATGLPRRRLGRTNEKVSILCLGGWHIGSVKDDNEAVRIMHAAIDEGLTFFDNAWDYHNGHAEEVMGKALGMDGKRSKVFLMTKNCERDYEGSMRDLEDSLRRMKTDHLDLWQFHEMVYDNDPDWVFEKGGLKAALEAKKQGKVRYIGFTGHKDPLIHLKMLGKPHAWDTAQMPINVCDYFYRSFQQQVVPACVKKDVGVIGMKGLCGGNTQGRLIEELGLKAVDCYRYSLSVPVSAQVVGITSMEQLKEDVAMARTFKPLSKAEMEAFRATVKDVAGDGRHEMFKSTKVYDGPHHRKQHGFATD, from the coding sequence ATGGAGAACAACTCTTCGCGACGGAACTTCGTGCACCAGGCGGCGGGAGCGCTTTCCGCGACTGCGCTGGCCGAAGCCGTGATCGCGCAGACTACCTCGGCCTCGGCCACGGGACTCCCCCGGCGCCGGCTCGGCCGCACCAACGAAAAGGTTTCGATCCTGTGCCTCGGCGGCTGGCACATCGGCTCCGTGAAGGACGACAACGAGGCGGTGCGCATCATGCACGCCGCCATCGACGAGGGGCTAACCTTCTTCGACAACGCCTGGGACTACCACAACGGCCACGCCGAAGAGGTGATGGGCAAGGCGCTCGGCATGGACGGCAAGCGCTCCAAGGTGTTCCTGATGACGAAGAACTGCGAGCGCGACTACGAGGGTTCGATGCGGGACCTCGAAGACAGCCTCCGCCGCATGAAGACCGATCACCTCGACTTGTGGCAGTTCCACGAAATGGTCTATGACAACGACCCCGACTGGGTGTTCGAAAAAGGCGGCCTCAAGGCCGCGCTCGAGGCCAAAAAGCAGGGCAAGGTCCGCTACATCGGCTTCACCGGCCACAAGGATCCGCTCATCCACCTGAAGATGCTCGGAAAGCCCCACGCCTGGGACACGGCGCAGATGCCCATCAACGTGTGCGATTACTTCTACCGCAGCTTCCAGCAGCAGGTGGTCCCGGCGTGCGTCAAGAAAGACGTCGGCGTCATCGGGATGAAGGGCCTCTGTGGCGGCAACACCCAGGGCCGGCTGATTGAGGAGTTAGGCCTGAAGGCCGTTGATTGCTACCGGTACTCGCTCAGCGTGCCGGTATCGGCCCAGGTGGTTGGAATCACGTCGATGGAGCAGTTGAAGGAAGACGTCGCCATGGCGCGCACCTTCAAACCGCTTTCCAAGGCCGAGATGGAGGCCTTCCGCGCCACGGTGAAGGACGTCGCCGGTGACGGCCGTCACGAGATGTTCAAGTCGACCAAGGTTTACGACGGCCCGCACCACCGGAAACAGCACGGGTTCGCCACGGACTGA